One Littorina saxatilis isolate snail1 linkage group LG12, US_GU_Lsax_2.0, whole genome shotgun sequence genomic region harbors:
- the LOC138982464 gene encoding protein mono-ADP-ribosyltransferase PARP14-like isoform X3, producing MSLASGLLSSCILAKGFPPDICPAEVARAVFTETGATIDKIAPSPSADSRSPGWLLYLHSHDDQINCLHHHRTFTVPLNDESYLVKLDFPHMSFTASELDWIVINKGEDKMDSVNSEALFGSGGAGNEDPKSNRTDSHQPSTGSSQGYPQQQDPPFRGQYMGPGNEWQYPQSMEQEQFPHYPSQPQGYPQHREHGYPQSPHDRSYQQGPTGHHYSHGSDPNFQGQGANYPTAGQGMEYPNNSPFPQHLMGRGRGQQFNSYNQRQQGQHFHQRPPANPEGGARAESLPQAMGDLNLKQEPFPHCDSFENQPEEYYGDAIGSPERDDYQSDFVVLGDTGPQESPQHHHHFHLQVTDLPDAITKEELVAFFQDRRESGGGPVMDVDHNQSTRSAAIYFFDSDSIERIMKKVPLLLKNKKITVKRVSAEQQEAETEVKTVEIRGLNTEEDREMCILYFDNPKKGGGDIENSDWDEKEKILYITFQEPEVAKSVASKGHKVGVNVLEVMLYTPPVEVEPEEMEPSCTVEVRGFDPAKEADLYEMYFSSPKKGGDDIADLRFSEDKSVMYITFESPEVADRVASLPHKVGGLQLEVRIAPIEDPTPPSTVMVKGLDLRKDEVCRLYFENPRKGGGDIAELVVDEDQEAIFITFEDPEVAQKVITMPHKIGGRDLEVSLYTPKKAAPMRHKSQEPAEEEEEAPLRTVVFHIGQETSESEDTYALYFESPRHGGGEVEKVNIDKEKGLVYVTFEEPSVAERVAGKTHRIAGRQVEVTLFQPPKPRPTYPNKLLFKNIADGTTRDCLCMYLERITGLEPAEVLYGDEVGTVLVTFAEEPDLVKTAQFCQKRELEKRQLTVAKVPISNCLLVENLNDRTTEDTVELYFENKRSGGGAVEKVEMVPEENKCFVFFEDHEVLDGVLQKPHKIDGAPLSVKRYMECLGQSGGSQDPTAFTAPKPVVMTNVDPYKVAFLRQSQEIKAGFLQQLSNSHAEVKFEGDNLSIACSLNPSVPKARILARTWATDVQQVAGEFLGMIDVLKRHLVQQIWPEVETAVRSANIASPKGAAFFPVPEESAFVVVGMKSMAKELLDKINVVASKVEEEIERKSQEVTETNSKLEPYKLRLLLAMGFQIEAGKRHEGLRIDINIRKNSIVFQGLLKDVKESQVEMYETLQAVTREKITEMSDMQKKVLDTKETKPYIVQKFKADKIAAVWEIGQKGEVMVHAFNDKNLVKAVHIIKKSVPEHVCQLNPESAQLLISQDWKSLVNRQISAHPGLLLIAPSHDNQQVFIACTDNIMHGVVEDIEMFLRENTIYSQVMRFSPSRQVFIHSHWQGKLQNIGERLRAYRVQLSLKEAGTEMYVKGTEQGLQEVRKNLEQLGEKIICHEQVCTDQGTVKLLNSNCEKDLKMIGRGSHCVLGLQREPADLQVVQSSHPVAASPGQMGGTANTAASVQLPSGVSVSVMQGDITQMPVDAIVNAANARMDHVGGLARDIVDKGGDTIQAECYKNLKTRANQLKEGDVLVSGSGRLPCKIIIHAVGPMYKGGRAGEEECLYETVMKCMETVNSDGHSSIAIPAISTGIFGYPARESTRVIVEAVKAFLDSHRRCTVKNVYFCHVGGDIVQLFTTAVQTTFPSARSTSTAYKPAAVPRKGTAFGQPARQFPMSGGGAASSHRVINVSIISGELAKQTVDVIVNSTSNGLDLQNGAVSSSILKAAGVSLQDECKTKYPGGIQAGDIACTMGHNLNCMEVFHLVLCNYSNPSAAQLLGRSMTKCLVEASKRHYTSIAFPVLGTGNLGYPAPTVAHTMLDAIDKFQNATPSTTLRDARIVVYHTDVKILQEFKKAQSGMGGASFAPSLTRGSGARHNRVFAETVVDQSYQQVASGGAASSTSNAEFDIGGLRFVIKKGDITEEDTDAIVNSTNSQLDLSRGGVAGALKKKCGSKLESECRSKAAEIQLNGVVQTKAYNLRCKIILHVDADTFSNSWEDGIEACLKYAESKGVRSIAMPALGTGIGLSAGASASALFNTVVKMYANGSGSVGEIRVVLFDKKMIPPFVSAVQAKGEKHNKSRKGFFNYIKSGIN from the exons ATGAGCTTGGCGTCTGGGCTGTTGTCTTCTTGTATTCTAGCCAAGGGGTTTCCCCCCGACATTTGCCCTGCTGAAGTTGCTCGAGCTGTTTTTACAGAAACCGGGGCTACAATTGATAAAATTGCACCATCACCAAGTGCTGATTCAAGATCGCCCGGCTGGCTGTTATATCTGCATTCGCATGATG ACCAGATCAATTGCTTGCATCATCACAGAACCTTCACTGTACCGCTCAATGATGAGTCGTATCTTGTAAAGTTAGACTTCCCACACATGAGTTTCACCGCAAGTGAACTTGACTGGATTGTGATAAACAAG GGAGAGGACAAGATGGACTCAGTAAACTCGGAGGCCTTGTTTGGGTCTGGAGGTGCAGGCAATGAAGATCCAAAAAGCAACAGGACGGACAGCCATCAGCCGAGCACTGGCAGTTCCCAGGGCTACCCCCAACAACAAGATCCCCCTTTCCGTGGGCAGTATATGGGGCCGGGTAATGAATGGCAGTACCCGCAGTCCATGGAACAGGAGCAGTTTCCCCACTACCCTTCACAGCCTCAGGGTTATCCTCAACACCGTGAACACGGCTACCCACAGAGCCCTCATGACCGTTCGTACCAGCAGGGCCCAACCGGTCATCATTACTCCCATGGGTCTGACCCCAACTTCCAGGGCCAAGGTGCAAATTACCCCACTGCAGGGCAGGGCATGGAGTATCCAAACAACTCTCCCTTCCCCCAGCACCTGATGGGGCGTGGGCGTGGACAACAGTTCAACTCTTACAATCAACGGCAGCAGGGTCAGCACTTTCACCAAAGGCCGCCAGCCAACCCTGAAGGAGGGGCACGGGCAGAGAGTCTTCCCCAAGCCATGGGAGACCTCAACCTGAAGCAAGAGCCCTTTCCACATTGCGATTCTTTTGAAAATCAGCCAGAAGAATACTATGGTGACGCCATCGGGTCTCCGGAGAGGGACGATTACCAGTCAG ATTTTGTGGTTCTGGGGGATACCGGTCCCCAAGAGAGTCCACAGCACCACCATCACTTCCACCTGCAAGTGACAGATTTGCCTGACGCCATTACAAAAGAGGAACTAGTGGCTTTTTTCCAGGACCGCAGGGAGAGTGGAGGAGGACCAGTGATGGATGTCGACCACAACCAGTCGACCAGATCTGCAGCTATTTACTTCTTTGACTCAGACT CAATtgagcggatcatgaaaaaggTGCCACTACTATTGAAGAACAAGAAAATCACAGTAAAACGGGTGTCAGCTGAGCAGCAAGAAGCTGAGACAGAGGTAAAAACTGTGGAGATCAGAGGCCTTAACACAGAGGAGGATAGAGAGATGTGCATCTTGTATTTTGATAATCCCAAGAAAGGAGGTGGTGACATTGAGAACAGTGATTGGGATGAGAAGGAAAAAATCCTGTACATCACCTTTCAAGAACCTGAAG TTGCGAAAAGTGTGGCATCGAAGGGACACAAGGTTGGTGTCAATGTACTGGAGGTAATGCTGTACACTCCTCCAGTTGAGGTTGAACCAGAGGAGATGGAGCCATCGTGCACCGTGGAAGTGCGAGGATTCGACCCTGCTAAGGAGGCTGACCTCTATGAGATGTACTTCTCAAGTCCAAAGAAAGGTGGGGATGACATTGCTGATCTGCGCTTCAGTGAGGATAAGAGTGTGATGTACATCACATTTGAATCTCCCGAAG TGGCTGACCGTGTTGCAAGTCTGCCTCACAAAGTTGGAGGGCTGCAGCTTGAAGTCAGAATTGCTCCAATTGAGGATCCCACCCCTCCTTCAACTGTCATGGTCAAAGGCTTAGATCTGAGGAAAGATGAAGTGTGTCGCTTGTACTTTGAGAATCCGAGGAAGGGAGGTGGAGATATCGCTGAACTTGTTGTGGATGAGGATCAAGAAGCCATTTTCATCACTTTTGAAGACCCGGAAG TGGCACAGAAAGTTATCACCATGCCACACAAAATTGGAGGCCGTGACCTTGAGGTGTCCTTGTACACGCCAAAGAAAGCAGCACCAATGCGACACAAGTCCCAGGAGCCtgcagaggaagaagaagaagctccaCTGCGAACTGTTGTGTTTCATATTGGTCAGGAGACTTCAGAGAGCGAGGACACCTACGCCCTTTACTTTGAAAGCCCTCGACATGGGGGTGGAGAGGTGGAAAAAGTCAACATTGACAAAGAGAAAGGCCTTGTTTATGTCACCTTTGAGGAGCCTTCAG TGGCGGAGAGAGTGGCAGGGAAAACACACAGGATCGCAGGTCGCCAAGTGGAGGTCACGCTTTTCCAACCCCCCAAGCCCAGGCCTACGTACCCCAACAAGCTGCTGTTCAAGAACATCGCGGACGGCACTACGCGTGACTGCCTCTGTATGTACCTGGAACGTATCACAGGTCTGGAACCTGCCGAAGTTTTGTACGGGGACGAAGTGGGAACCGTACTGGTCACCTTTGCCGAAGAGCCAG ATCTAGTCAAGACAGCACAGTTCTGCCAGAAGAGGGAGTTGGAAAAACGGCAGCTGACTGTGGCCAAGGTTCCAATCTCCAACTGTCTGTTGGTGGAAAATCTCAATGACAGGACGACAGAGGACACTGTGGAGCTGTACTTTGAGAACAAGCGCAGTGGAGGGGGTGCTGTGGAGAAAGTAGAGATGGTGCCAGAGGAGAACAAGTGTTTCGTCTTCTTTGAAGATCATGAGG TTCTAGACGGAGTGCTGCAGAAGCCACACAAGATTGATGGGGCTCCGCTGTCAGTGAAACGCTACATGGAGTGTCTGGGTCAGTCTGGGGGAAGTCAGGACCCCACCGCATTCACCGCACCCAAGCCTGTGGTGATGACCAACGTAGATCCTTACAAAGTTGCCTTTCTCCGTCAGTCCCAGGAAATTAAGGCCGGCTTTCTTCAGCAGCTCTCCAACAGCCATGCAGAGGTGAAGTTTGAGGGGGACAACTTAAGCATCGCTTGCAGCCTGAACCCGTCAGTCCCCAAGGCTCGCATCCTTGCTCGCACCTGGGCCACGGATGTCCAGCAGGTAGCGGGAGAGTTTCTGGGGATGATTGACGTCCTCAAGCGTCATCTGGTGCAGCAGATTTGGCCTGAAGTGGAGACGGCCGTGAGGTCAGCAAACATCGCCAGCCCTAAAGGAGCCGCATTCTTTCCTGTGCCAGAGGAGAGTGCCTTTGTTGTGGTGGGCATGAAGAGCATGGCGAAAGAGCTCCTCGACAAGATCAACGTCGTGGCCTCAAAGGTGGAGGAGGAGATTGAACGCAAGAGTCAGGAGGTGACAGAAACCAACTCCAAGCTGGAGCCTTACAAACTTCGACTGCTGCTTGCCATGGGTTTCCAGATAGAAGCTGGCAAGCGTCATGAAGGTCTCAGAATTGACATCAACATAAGAAAGAACAGCATCGTCTTCCAAGGTTTGCTGAAGGACGTAAAGGAATCCCAGGTTGAAATGTATGAAACCCTGCAAGCCGTCACGCGTGAGAAGATTACTGAAATGTCAGACATGCAGAAAAAGGTCCTAGACACCAAGGAGACGAAGCCCTATATCGTTCAGAAATTCAAAGCTGACAAAATCGCTGCCGTCTGGGAAATAGGCCAAAAGGGAGAAGTGATGGTCCATGCTTTCAATGACAAAAATCTGGTTAAAGCAGTCCACATTATCAAGAAGTCTGTGCCAGAGCATGTGTGTCAGCTGAATCCAGAGTCAGCCCAGCTGCTGATCTCACAGGACTGGAAGAGCCTTGTCAACCGCCAGATTTCTGCTCATCCAGGCTTGCTCCTGATTGCACCTTCCCACGACAACCAGCAGGTTTTTATTGCCTGCACAGACAACATCATGCATGGCGTGGTGGAGGATATCGAGATGTTTCTGCGGGAGAACACCATCTATTCCCAGGTCATGCGCTTCTCTCCAAGCAGGCAGGTCTTCATTCATTCACACTGGCAAGGCAAGCTTCAAAACATTGGGGAGAGGCTCAGAGCGTACAGAGTGCAGCTCTCCTTAAAAGAAGCTGGGACGGAAATGTATGTGAAGGGCACAGAGCAAGGCTTGCAAGAAGTCAGGAAAAACCTGGAACAACTGGGTGAGAAGATCATATGCCACGAGCAGGTGTGTACTGACCAAGGCACCGTGAAGTTACTGAATTCCAACTGTGAGAAAGACCTGAAGATGATTGGCCGTGGATCTCACTGTGTGTTGGGACTGCAGCGAGAACCAGCAGATCTGCAG GTGGTCCAGTCGTCCCATCCTGTAGCAGCAAGTCCTGGGCAGATGGGTGGCACAGCAAACACTGCGGCCAGTGTGCAGCTACCCAGCGGCGTCTCCGTGTCTGTCATGCAAGGGGACATCACTCAGATGCCTGTGGATGCCATTGTCAACGCTGCCAACGCAAGGATGGATCATGTTGGGGGCCTGGCAAGAGACATAGTCGATAAAG GCGGAGATACCATCCAGGCAGAGTGCTACAAAAACCTGAAGACAAGGGCTAACCAACTGAAAGAGGGCGACGTGCTGGTGTCTGGCTCTGGTCGCCTCCCTTGTAAAATAATCATCCATGCGGTTGGACCCATGTACAAAGGCGGCAGAGCTGGGGAAGAGGAATGTCTGTACGAAACTGTCATGAAGTGCATGGAAACGGTCAACTCAGACGGGCACTCATCTATCGCCATTCCTGCCATCAGCACAGGAATTTTTGGCTACCCTGCCAGGGAGTCTACTCGGGTCATCGTGGAGGCGGTTAAAGCTTTCCTGGACTCCCACAGACGCTGCACCGTCAAGAACGTGTATTTCTGTCACGTTGGGGGCGACATTGTGCAGCTGTTCACCACAGCTGTACAAACCACTTTCCCCTCTGCTCGCAGCACCTCCACAGCATACAAGCCAGCGGCCGTCCCAAGGAAAG GGACAGCATTTGGTCAGCCTGCTCGACAGTTCCCCATGTCTGGTGGAGGAGCAGCAAGCTCTCATAGAGTGATCAACGTGTCCATCATTTCAGGAGAGCTTGCAAAACAGACA GTAGATGTAATTGTGAATTCCACATCCAATGGTCTGGACCTCCAGAATGGTGCTGTATCATCGTCTATTCTGAAAGCAGCAGGCGTAAGTCTGCAGGATGAGTGCAAGACAAAATACCCGGGTGGTATCCAGGCAGGTGACATCGCTTGCACCATGGGCCACAATTTGAATTGCATGGAAGTCTTTCATTTGGTGCTCTGCAACTACTCTAATCCCAGTGCAGCTCAG CTGCTGGGTCGCAGCATGACCAAGTGTTTGGTGGAGGCCAGCAAGCGTCACTACACGTCCATTGCATTCCCCGTTCTGGGCACGGGCAACCTGGGCTATCCCGCTCCCACTGTGGCGCACACCATGCTGGATGCCATTGACAAGTTCCAGAATGCCACGCCTTCCACCACCCTCAGAGATGCCAGGATTGTTGTATACCACACGGATGTCAAGATTCTGCAG GAGTTCAAGAAGGCGCAGAGCGGGATGGGCGGAGCCTCTTTTGCCCCATCCCTAACCAGAGGGTCAGGTGCCCGTCACAACCGGGTATTTGCGGAGACTGTCGTTGACCAGTCATATCAACAAG